CCGATGGGTAACTTAGAGTGGTTCGCACGATCACCATAGCTGGTCGAAGTTTGTGTATTAGCAGCCCATCGGTACCGAGCAGTTCGCGAACCACCAACTTCGGGTTAGCCTGCCTTGCAATGAGCGCATTCGTGACTGACGCCGGTGACAGCGGGTTGCCGCTGACCGGCGAACGGACCATCCCCGGGCTGGCGGAAGAGAATTACTGGTTTCGCCGCCACGAGGTGGTCTACCGCCGCCTTCTCGACCTTTGCGCTGGCCGTGACGTGCTGGAAGCGGGCTGCGGCGAGGGCTACGGCGCCGACCTGATCGCGTCGGTGGCGCGCCGGGTGGTGGCCGTGGACTACGACGCGGCGACGGTCGCGCACGTGGCGGCGCGCTACCCCAGGGTCGAGGTCCTCGAAGGCAACCTGGCGGCCTTGCCGTTGCCGGACGCTTCAGTTGACGTTGTGGTGAACTTCCAGGTCATCGAGCATTTGTGGGATCAGCCACAATTCGTGGCCGAATGCGCTCGGGTGCTGCGGTCCGGTGGCCTGCTGCTGATGTCGACGCCGAACCGCATCACCTTCTCCCCCGGGCTGGACACCCCGGTCAACCCGTTCCACACCCGCGAACTCAACGCCCACGAACTGGCCGAGCTGCTGACCGACGGCGGCTTCTTCACCTTGCAGTCGATGAGCGGCGTGTTTCATGGGCCGGGCTTGACCGCGATGGACGAGCGCCACGGCGGCTCGATCATCGACGCACAGATCGAGCGGGCATTGGCCGACGCCCCCTGGTCCGACGGCCTGCTGGCCGATGTCGCTGCCGTGCGCTGCGACGACTTCGAGCTCCTCGAAGCAGGATCACTCCCCGGGTCGCTTCGCTCTCCCCCTCGCCTGCGGCCGGGCGGTACCCCCAGCCCGCCGGCCGAGCGCGACATCGACGACAGCCTGGATCTGGTGGCGATCGCGGTGCGCGTATGAGTCCTGAACAGCAGGTGCCCGGGCAGTTCACCCTGGTCCTGCACACCCATCTGCCGTGGCTGGCCCACCACGGTCGCTGGCCGGTCGGCGAGGAATGGCTCTACCAGTCCTGGGCGGCGGCATACCTCCCGTTGATGCGGGTGCTGCGGACGCTGGCCGCCGAAGGCCGCCGCGGCGTGCTCACCCTGGGCATGACACCGGTGGTCACCGCACAACTCGATGACCCCTATTGCCTGGACGGCATGCACCGGTGGCTGGCCAATTGGCAGCTGCGGGCACTCGAAGCGGCCACCCTGCGCACCCCGACCGGTGCCGGCGCCGGTACCGCGACAACCCCGGAAGCATTGCGCGAGTTCGGAATCCGTGAATACAACGAGGCCGGGCGGGCCCTCGACGAGTTCAGCACGCTGTGGCGGCACGGTGCCAGCCCGCTGCTGCGCCAATTGATCGACGCCGGAACCGTCGAGCTGCTGGGTGGCCCGCTGGCCCACCCGTTCCAGCCGCTGCTCAATCCGCGGCTGCGCGAATTCGCGCTACGCGAGGGCCTGGCCGATGCCGGCCAGCGCTTCGCGCATACACCCACAGGCATCTGGGCACCCGAATGTGCTTACGCACCAGGCATGGAACACGACTACGCCGCCGCCGGAGTCGGACACTTCATGGTCGACGGGCCGTCGCTGCACGGTGACACCACCCTGGGCCGGCCGGTCGGAACGACCGA
This is a stretch of genomic DNA from Mycobacterium sp. ELW1. It encodes these proteins:
- a CDS encoding class I SAM-dependent methyltransferase, which produces MSAFVTDAGDSGLPLTGERTIPGLAEENYWFRRHEVVYRRLLDLCAGRDVLEAGCGEGYGADLIASVARRVVAVDYDAATVAHVAARYPRVEVLEGNLAALPLPDASVDVVVNFQVIEHLWDQPQFVAECARVLRSGGLLLMSTPNRITFSPGLDTPVNPFHTRELNAHELAELLTDGGFFTLQSMSGVFHGPGLTAMDERHGGSIIDAQIERALADAPWSDGLLADVAAVRCDDFELLEAGSLPGSLRSPPRLRPGGTPSPPAERDIDDSLDLVAIAVRV